One region of Lactobacillus johnsonii genomic DNA includes:
- a CDS encoding DNA-3-methyladenine glycosylase I, whose product MEKMRCSWGNSKNPLYQEYHDKEWGKLNLDSTYLYEMLVLESFQSGLSWETILNKRENFRKAFANFDYHEVAKFNEADFERLMQDKGIVRNRLKINAAINNAKVLVKLENNNQTFKQILTKFIPEPINHHPKKMEDVPASNDLSKQISKEMKKRGFKFVGPVTIYSFLQAVGLINDHIEDCSFKNGEL is encoded by the coding sequence ATGGAAAAAATGCGTTGTAGTTGGGGAAATAGTAAGAATCCACTCTATCAAGAATATCATGATAAGGAGTGGGGTAAGTTGAATCTAGATTCAACCTACTTATATGAGATGCTTGTGTTAGAAAGTTTTCAATCGGGATTATCCTGGGAAACAATTTTAAATAAACGTGAAAATTTTCGAAAAGCATTTGCAAATTTCGACTATCATGAAGTAGCCAAATTTAATGAAGCTGATTTTGAAAGATTAATGCAAGATAAAGGAATTGTACGGAATCGACTAAAGATTAATGCTGCAATTAATAATGCAAAAGTTTTAGTTAAACTAGAAAACAACAATCAAACTTTCAAACAAATTCTAACTAAGTTTATTCCTGAGCCAATAAATCATCATCCTAAAAAAATGGAGGATGTTCCTGCTTCAAATGACTTGTCTAAACAAATTTCAAAAGAAATGAAAAAAAGGGGTTTTAAGTTTGTGGGACCAGTAACAATATATTCATTTTTGCAGGCAGTTGGATTAATAAATGATCACATAGAAGATTGTAGCTTTAAGAATGGAGAACTGTAA